Proteins encoded by one window of Cyclobacteriaceae bacterium:
- the aroC gene encoding chorismate synthase → MNTYGKLFRITTFGESHGPAIGVTIDGCPASLDIDEAFIQSELDRRKPGQSKITTQRKEADTFKILSGVFEGKTTGAPIALVIENQDQRSKDYSHLENTFRPSHADYTYETKYGLRDYRGGGRSSARETAARVAAGAIAKLLLRKKSIDIQAYVSKVGTIQAPFYTQLDLSKTEDNIVRCPDPATAEKMIALIDETRLNRDTIGGVVTCVIKNTPVGLGEPVFDKLHAELGKAMLSINAVKGFEYGSGFEGTTLTGSQHNDEFVNEGGKIRTKTNHSGGVQGGISNGEDIYFNVAFKPVATIMQDQQSVDKEGNEVSVSGKGRHDPCVVPRAVPIVEAMAALVLADFLLRAKVSRI, encoded by the coding sequence ATGAATACTTACGGTAAACTTTTTCGGATCACTACATTTGGCGAATCGCACGGCCCCGCGATTGGCGTGACTATTGACGGATGCCCGGCCAGTCTTGACATCGATGAAGCGTTTATCCAATCAGAACTGGATCGCAGAAAACCCGGCCAGTCGAAAATAACCACGCAACGTAAAGAAGCTGATACATTCAAAATTCTCAGCGGTGTTTTTGAGGGAAAAACTACCGGAGCGCCAATTGCGCTGGTCATCGAAAATCAGGATCAGCGCAGCAAAGATTACAGCCATCTTGAAAATACCTTTCGGCCGTCACATGCCGATTACACGTACGAGACAAAATACGGTTTACGCGACTACCGGGGTGGCGGAAGAAGTTCAGCACGCGAAACAGCCGCTCGCGTAGCCGCAGGCGCTATCGCCAAATTATTACTGAGAAAAAAATCCATTGATATTCAGGCTTACGTTTCGAAGGTTGGCACTATCCAGGCACCTTTCTACACACAACTTGATCTTTCCAAAACAGAAGATAACATCGTTCGTTGTCCTGATCCGGCTACAGCCGAAAAAATGATTGCGCTGATTGATGAAACCCGTTTGAACCGCGATACCATTGGTGGTGTGGTAACCTGCGTAATCAAAAACACTCCGGTTGGATTAGGCGAACCCGTGTTCGATAAACTTCATGCCGAGCTTGGCAAAGCCATGCTGAGCATCAATGCGGTGAAAGGTTTCGAGTACGGAAGTGGTTTTGAAGGAACAACGTTAACAGGCTCACAACACAACGATGAATTTGTAAACGAAGGCGGCAAGATCAGAACCAAAACAAATCACTCAGGCGGTGTACAGGGCGGCATCAGTAACGGTGAAGATATTTATTTTAACGTGGCCTTTAAGCCGGTGGCCACCATTATGCAAGATCAACAAAGTGTAGATAAAGAAGGAAACGAAGTATCGGTGAGCGGCAAGGGACGACATGACCCGTGTGTGGTGCCGCGCGCTGTACCGATTGTTGAAGCCATGGCCGCCTTGGTGCTGGCCGATTTTCTGCTGCGCGCAAAAGTTTCGCGGATATAA
- a CDS encoding BatD family protein — MRPDFSIIVLFTLLLALLSATFTYGQDIQITLGPDEIGQNQAWTITVSVQNERLKSIDNFPDIDGFSKAGQSTSSQTSIINGQISSSQSIIMSYFPSRQGTITVPAFKMKVNDQVISSPGKKVKVGPPVTQQRQVDPFRSFFERDNVYGAPPTEYIDIKEDAFLALTTNKDEVYIGEGVNAVLGFYVAEDNKAPLYWHDISKQMSEILKNLKPANCWEENFNIENIEGERITLNGKLYTRYKMYQATFYPINTEPVVFPSVPLEMKKYKVAKNPSFFGQNRQEDLKTFYSKPKTVKVKELPPHPLSKQVAVGDYRLEEKISSTALQTGKSFSYDFIIYGEGNISSIEKPNVKNTINFDFYEPNVRQNIRRDANRVMGSKSFSYFIIPKEPGEFKLADDFQWIFFNPVKATYDTLKATASVVVEGESLKNEVIESVDGGSFYDRINMADNTLRATGDNRWLTILLNSLILVMLAGSAYLVFKK; from the coding sequence ATGAGGCCGGATTTTTCGATAATCGTTCTTTTTACCCTGCTATTAGCCCTGCTGAGCGCAACGTTCACTTACGGACAGGATATTCAGATCACCTTAGGGCCCGATGAAATCGGTCAGAACCAAGCCTGGACCATAACCGTTTCGGTTCAAAACGAGCGATTGAAGAGCATTGACAACTTTCCGGATATTGACGGATTCTCAAAAGCCGGGCAATCCACCTCCTCGCAAACCAGTATCATCAACGGGCAGATTTCCTCCTCGCAAAGTATCATCATGTCGTACTTTCCGTCACGGCAAGGCACGATAACGGTTCCGGCCTTTAAAATGAAAGTGAACGATCAGGTGATCTCCTCACCCGGAAAAAAAGTGAAAGTTGGCCCACCCGTTACGCAACAACGCCAGGTAGATCCGTTCAGAAGTTTTTTTGAACGCGACAATGTATATGGTGCGCCACCCACCGAATACATCGACATTAAAGAAGATGCCTTTCTTGCGCTCACCACCAATAAAGATGAAGTGTATATTGGCGAAGGCGTGAATGCCGTATTGGGATTTTATGTTGCTGAAGACAACAAAGCACCACTGTATTGGCACGACATCAGCAAACAGATGTCGGAGATTCTAAAAAATTTAAAACCCGCCAATTGTTGGGAAGAAAATTTCAACATAGAAAACATTGAAGGAGAACGGATAACCTTAAATGGAAAACTGTACACGCGATACAAAATGTATCAGGCAACTTTTTATCCAATCAATACTGAACCGGTTGTGTTCCCAAGCGTTCCACTGGAAATGAAAAAATATAAAGTGGCAAAAAATCCTTCCTTCTTCGGGCAAAACCGGCAGGAGGATTTGAAGACATTTTACTCGAAACCAAAAACGGTGAAAGTAAAAGAGCTGCCTCCACATCCGTTGAGCAAGCAAGTGGCCGTTGGCGATTACCGGTTGGAAGAAAAAATAAGTTCAACCGCTTTGCAGACCGGAAAAAGTTTCTCGTACGATTTTATCATTTACGGAGAAGGAAATATTTCATCCATTGAAAAGCCGAACGTAAAAAACACGATCAACTTTGATTTTTACGAACCCAACGTTCGACAAAACATCAGGCGCGATGCAAACCGGGTAATGGGAAGCAAATCGTTCAGTTACTTTATTATCCCCAAAGAACCAGGCGAATTTAAACTGGCCGATGATTTTCAATGGATTTTCTTCAATCCCGTAAAGGCAACATACGATACACTGAAAGCAACCGCTTCTGTGGTGGTGGAAGGTGAAAGCTTGAAAAATGAAGTAATTGAATCCGTTGATGGAGGTTCTTTCTACGATCGCATCAATATGGCTGACAACACCCTCCGCGCCACGGGAGATAATCGCTGGCTTACAATTTTATTGAATAGTCTTATTTTGGTGATGTTGGCCGGATCGGCTTACCTTGTGTTCAAGAAATAA
- a CDS encoding DUF3127 domain-containing protein: protein MEITGTVVSLLPMQSGQGKNGTWKKQEFILETPGQYPKKVCLSLWGEKVDENRLNPGDRITASINIESREYNGRWYTDVRAWKIQKSTQDQREMAPPPDQSFMPDSNSSDDLPF, encoded by the coding sequence ATGGAAATAACAGGAACAGTAGTATCGCTTTTGCCCATGCAAAGCGGACAAGGAAAAAACGGAACATGGAAAAAGCAGGAGTTTATCCTCGAAACACCCGGTCAGTATCCAAAAAAAGTATGCTTGTCGTTATGGGGCGAAAAGGTTGACGAAAACCGCCTTAACCCAGGCGACAGAATAACCGCCTCCATCAATATTGAAAGTCGTGAGTACAATGGCCGTTGGTATACCGATGTGCGTGCATGGAAAATTCAGAAGAGCACGCAGGATCAACGCGAAATGGCCCCACCTCCGGATCAATCGTTTATGCCGGATTCAAACTCAAGCGATGATTTGCCGTTTTAG
- the ruvB gene encoding Holliday junction branch migration DNA helicase RuvB, translated as MREDYLQGDSDNQTAAEKEIEKALRPLSFHDFTGQQKVVDNIKIFVEAARQRNESLDHVLLHGPPGLGKTTLSYIIANELETNIKITSGPVLDKPSDLAGLLTNLETNDVLFIDEIHRLNPIVEEYLYSAMEDFKIDIMLDTGPNARSIQIGLNPFTLIGATTRAGLLTSPLRARFGINARLEYYDSTLLQKIINRSASILNTPIDTEAAFEIARRSRGTPRIANNLLRRTRDFAQIKGDGTITLAIAQLALNALDVDEHGLDDMDNRILLTIIEKFKGGPVGISTIATAVGEEAETIEEVYEPFLIQEGYIKRTSRGREATELAYLHLKIVPPQSKRPGLFD; from the coding sequence ATGCGCGAGGACTATTTGCAGGGAGATTCGGATAACCAGACAGCTGCCGAAAAAGAAATCGAAAAGGCGCTCAGGCCGCTCTCTTTCCATGATTTTACGGGGCAACAAAAGGTTGTTGACAACATCAAAATATTCGTAGAAGCTGCCCGTCAACGGAACGAATCATTGGATCATGTATTACTGCACGGACCTCCGGGGTTGGGCAAAACTACCTTGTCGTACATCATTGCCAACGAACTGGAAACGAACATCAAAATCACTTCCGGCCCGGTACTGGACAAGCCGAGCGATCTGGCGGGTTTGCTTACCAACCTTGAAACAAACGATGTGCTTTTTATCGATGAGATTCACCGGCTGAATCCGATTGTGGAGGAATACTTGTATTCTGCCATGGAGGATTTCAAAATCGATATTATGCTGGATACAGGTCCGAATGCTCGCTCAATTCAGATCGGGTTGAATCCCTTTACACTGATTGGCGCCACCACGCGTGCCGGACTATTAACTTCGCCACTCCGGGCGCGCTTTGGTATTAACGCACGATTGGAATACTACGATTCAACGCTGCTCCAGAAAATCATCAATCGCTCTGCTTCAATCTTAAATACACCTATTGATACAGAAGCTGCTTTTGAAATTGCCAGGAGAAGCCGTGGTACTCCGCGTATTGCCAACAACCTGTTGCGCAGAACACGCGACTTTGCCCAGATAAAAGGTGACGGAACGATAACGCTTGCCATTGCGCAACTGGCCCTGAATGCACTTGATGTAGATGAACACGGGCTGGATGATATGGATAACCGCATTCTGCTTACCATCATTGAAAAGTTTAAAGGCGGGCCAGTGGGGATTTCCACGATTGCTACTGCTGTTGGCGAAGAGGCCGAAACGATAGAAGAGGTGTACGAACCATTTCTGATTCAGGAAGGATATATCAAACGAACATCACGCGGACGAGAGGCCACTGAACTGGCTTATCTTCATTTAAAAATCGTTCCACCGCAAAGTAAGCGGCCGGGTTTATTCGACTAG
- a CDS encoding FAD:protein FMN transferase: protein MNNRTKNIIYSILLILTVYSVYLYRKSQPVPIMIEGKTMGTSYHITYFDEQGRNFKPSVDSLLEVVNQSINTYLPDSEITQFNQGDGFRFSLPYFLPVLKKSREVFNASSGAFDPTVMPLVNAWGFGPAEPLNPDNLQVDSIREVVGFEKIQFNADSVWKTDSRTQLDFGGIGQGYGADVIADFLKVKGIVNAFVEIGGEGMACGINLKTKKPWEIGILDPASTREHLFFKAYASLKDKSFTTSGNYFNYREIDGKKYSHTIDPETGYPARKEILSASVFAVDAITADAWATAFMVMGHERAIEVLKSRSDIEGFIIYSNDQGGTDVFLSEPLKTSIKLK, encoded by the coding sequence ATGAACAACCGCACCAAGAATATCATCTACAGCATTCTATTGATCCTTACGGTGTATTCGGTTTACCTCTACCGGAAAAGCCAGCCGGTTCCCATTATGATTGAAGGGAAAACCATGGGAACATCTTATCACATTACGTATTTTGACGAACAGGGTCGCAATTTCAAGCCTTCTGTAGATTCGTTGCTAGAAGTTGTGAATCAGAGCATCAACACCTATTTGCCTGATTCGGAGATCACACAATTCAATCAAGGAGATGGATTTAGGTTTTCACTCCCGTACTTTTTGCCGGTGCTTAAAAAGTCGCGCGAGGTTTTCAATGCTTCTTCCGGAGCATTTGATCCTACTGTGATGCCACTGGTAAATGCTTGGGGTTTCGGCCCGGCTGAACCACTGAATCCGGATAACCTTCAGGTAGATTCCATTCGTGAGGTGGTGGGTTTTGAAAAGATTCAATTCAATGCGGATAGTGTGTGGAAAACAGATAGCCGTACACAACTTGATTTTGGTGGGATCGGGCAGGGTTATGGTGCTGATGTGATTGCAGATTTTCTGAAAGTCAAGGGTATTGTTAATGCGTTTGTAGAAATTGGCGGAGAGGGCATGGCCTGTGGTATCAACCTGAAAACGAAAAAGCCTTGGGAGATCGGTATTTTAGATCCGGCTTCTACGCGCGAACATCTTTTTTTCAAAGCGTATGCTTCATTGAAAGATAAATCCTTTACCACATCGGGCAACTATTTCAATTATCGTGAAATAGACGGTAAAAAATATTCACACACCATTGATCCGGAAACGGGTTATCCTGCACGTAAAGAAATTCTGAGTGCTTCTGTTTTCGCGGTTGATGCCATTACAGCGGATGCGTGGGCCACAGCTTTTATGGTCATGGGGCATGAGCGTGCCATTGAAGTATTGAAAAGCCGTTCCGATATCGAAGGATTTATCATTTATTCCAATGATCAGGGAGGAACAGACGTATTTTTATCAGAACCATTGAAAACCAGTATTAAACTCAAGTAA
- the queG gene encoding tRNA epoxyqueuosine(34) reductase QueG translates to MKSTAAQLGFSFCGISKAEFLEEEAPKLEAWLKRGYQGKMQYLENHFDKRLDPTKLVPGAKSVISLVYNYYPKKDLAQPDNLKIAKYAYGEDYHFVIKDKLKDFFQRIQDEIGEVNGRVFVDSAPVMERAWAKKSGLGWIGKNSLLLNRSLGSFFFLAEIILDLELEYDGPIKDYCGTCTACMDACPTDAIPQPYVVDGSKCISYFTIELKEEIPNEVKGKFENWIFGCDICQDVCPWNRFSQPHNEPRFQPHPDLEHLSQNDWKEITEEVFRKVFKKSAVKRTGFTGLKRNIEFVAK, encoded by the coding sequence ATTAAGTCTACCGCAGCACAACTGGGCTTTTCATTTTGTGGCATTTCCAAAGCTGAATTTCTGGAAGAAGAGGCTCCAAAACTTGAAGCCTGGCTTAAACGCGGCTACCAGGGTAAGATGCAGTACCTTGAAAACCATTTCGACAAGCGGCTTGATCCAACCAAACTGGTACCTGGCGCAAAATCGGTGATCAGCCTGGTGTATAATTACTACCCAAAAAAAGATTTAGCGCAACCCGATAACCTTAAAATTGCCAAGTATGCGTATGGTGAGGATTATCACTTCGTAATCAAAGATAAACTCAAAGATTTTTTCCAGCGTATTCAGGATGAAATTGGTGAGGTGAACGGTCGCGTATTTGTAGACTCAGCACCGGTGATGGAACGCGCGTGGGCAAAAAAATCCGGGTTGGGATGGATCGGAAAAAATTCTTTGTTGCTGAATCGCTCTTTGGGCAGTTTTTTCTTTTTGGCCGAAATCATTCTTGACCTGGAACTGGAATACGATGGCCCCATTAAAGATTATTGCGGCACCTGCACTGCCTGTATGGATGCGTGCCCTACCGATGCCATTCCGCAACCCTACGTGGTAGATGGAAGCAAATGTATTTCGTACTTCACCATTGAATTGAAAGAAGAAATACCCAACGAAGTAAAAGGAAAATTCGAAAACTGGATTTTTGGGTGCGACATCTGCCAGGATGTGTGCCCGTGGAATCGCTTTTCACAACCGCATAATGAACCGCGCTTTCAGCCTCACCCCGATCTTGAGCACCTATCGCAAAACGACTGGAAAGAAATCACCGAAGAAGTTTTTCGAAAAGTCTTTAAGAAATCTGCTGTGAAGCGCACCGGCTTTACAGGATTGAAAAGAAATATAGAGTTTGTAGCAAAATAA
- a CDS encoding ZIP family metal transporter, with protein MTLKLLVLFFTPLLSGLLVYLLPSGKTRSYRLLLVFAGAYLFGITVVHILPELYRGHGEVELIGLFVLCGFFLQQILEHFTSGVEHGHIHTHDHAHDHKHSHYHEQVSAIVLLMALCVHAFLEGAMLAQPASGIQYDVNAVLLGIALHRAPAAFALMTVLSFQLHSKNKAIPYLIVFSVAAPIGLLISTYLVEAEILSQSGLVLLYALVSGNFLHISTTIVFESSPEHHFNARKLTVAILGALVAVAVEYFL; from the coding sequence ATGACCCTCAAATTGCTGGTACTTTTCTTTACACCACTCCTTTCGGGGTTGTTGGTTTATTTGCTGCCAAGTGGTAAAACCCGGAGCTATCGGCTACTCCTGGTATTTGCCGGTGCCTATCTTTTCGGAATTACGGTGGTTCACATATTACCGGAGCTTTATCGAGGACATGGCGAAGTTGAGCTGATTGGCCTTTTTGTTTTGTGTGGATTTTTTCTGCAACAGATTCTGGAACATTTTACATCGGGTGTTGAACACGGACACATTCACACCCATGATCATGCGCACGACCACAAACATTCGCATTATCATGAACAAGTTTCGGCAATTGTGTTGTTGATGGCGCTGTGTGTACATGCATTCCTGGAGGGCGCCATGTTGGCACAACCGGCTTCAGGTATTCAATATGATGTGAATGCCGTGTTGTTAGGCATTGCCTTGCATCGGGCTCCGGCAGCTTTTGCGTTAATGACTGTGCTTTCGTTTCAACTTCATTCCAAGAATAAAGCAATTCCATACCTCATTGTATTTTCGGTTGCGGCACCAATCGGGTTGTTAATCTCCACATACCTGGTAGAAGCTGAAATTCTTTCCCAATCGGGATTAGTATTGCTTTATGCACTGGTGAGCGGAAACTTTCTGCATATCTCTACAACCATTGTTTTTGAAAGCAGCCCTGAGCATCACTTTAACGCACGAAAGCTTACGGTAGCCATATTGGGCGCGCTGGTGGCGGTGGCAGTTGAATATTTTCTGTAA
- the acs gene encoding acetate--CoA ligase: protein MQIIQSQEDYRKQYQYSIENPEAFWAEVADDFLWRKKWNKVLEWDFHKPEVKWFLGGKLNITENCLDRHLPERANQTAIIWEPNDPSEEPRNITYQELFHEVCRVANMLKAQGVRKGDKVCIYMPMIPEVAFAMLACARIGAVHSVVFAGFSSRSLIDRINDAGCKLVLTTDGSYRGDKVINLKAIVDEALESCPSVERVLVKKRTGSKVVMKADRDVWWNEAIKNMPDVCVAEEMDAEDLLFILYTSGSTGKPKGMVHTIGGYMVYTNFTFRTVFQYQEGQVYWCTADVGWITGHSYIVYGPLSAGATTLMFEGVPSWPDMGRFWHVAEKHRVNIFYTAPTAIRSLEKAPLSFVKQYDLHNLKVLGTVGEPINEEAWHWYHEHIGRGKCPIVDTWWQTETGGFMISPIAHITKLKPAFASFPLPGVQPVIMDEKRQEVTTSPGEGRLTIGFPWPGMARTIYGDHQRFRETYFSTFPGKYFTGDGCRRDAEGYYRITGRVDDVIIVSGHNLGTAEIESAVDEHSAVCETAVVGYPHDIKGQGIYAYVICYDKPHEEEKLRLEIRELVAKIIGPIAKPDKIQFVSGLPKTRSGKIMRRILRKVAEGNTTDLGDVTTLLDPAVVDEIKAGAL, encoded by the coding sequence ATGCAGATCATTCAATCACAAGAGGATTACCGGAAGCAATATCAGTACAGCATTGAAAACCCCGAAGCCTTTTGGGCTGAAGTGGCAGACGATTTTCTGTGGCGTAAAAAATGGAATAAGGTGCTGGAATGGGATTTTCATAAACCCGAAGTGAAATGGTTTCTTGGAGGAAAACTGAATATCACCGAGAACTGCCTGGATCGTCACTTGCCTGAGCGCGCCAACCAGACAGCCATCATCTGGGAACCGAATGATCCTTCAGAAGAGCCGCGCAACATTACCTACCAGGAATTATTCCATGAGGTTTGCCGGGTGGCCAACATGCTGAAAGCACAAGGTGTGAGAAAAGGCGACAAGGTTTGCATTTACATGCCGATGATTCCGGAAGTAGCGTTTGCCATGTTGGCCTGTGCGCGTATCGGTGCGGTTCATTCAGTTGTCTTTGCCGGATTTTCTTCGCGATCATTGATTGATCGCATCAATGATGCCGGATGTAAATTGGTACTGACTACCGATGGCTCTTATCGGGGAGATAAAGTTATAAACCTGAAAGCCATTGTGGATGAAGCACTGGAGAGTTGTCCTTCTGTTGAAAGGGTGCTTGTAAAGAAACGCACGGGTTCAAAGGTGGTTATGAAAGCCGATCGCGATGTGTGGTGGAATGAGGCGATAAAAAATATGCCGGATGTGTGTGTCGCAGAAGAAATGGATGCGGAAGACCTGTTGTTTATTTTATACACATCAGGTTCCACCGGAAAACCCAAGGGCATGGTACACACCATTGGTGGGTATATGGTGTATACGAACTTCACATTTCGCACGGTATTTCAGTATCAGGAAGGCCAGGTGTATTGGTGTACAGCCGATGTAGGCTGGATAACCGGACATTCTTACATCGTATATGGTCCGCTGTCTGCAGGTGCCACTACCTTGATGTTTGAAGGTGTTCCTTCCTGGCCCGATATGGGGCGCTTCTGGCATGTAGCTGAAAAACATCGCGTCAATATTTTTTATACCGCACCCACGGCCATCCGTTCGTTGGAAAAAGCACCGTTGAGTTTCGTAAAGCAATATGATCTCCACAACTTAAAAGTACTGGGCACGGTTGGTGAGCCCATCAATGAGGAGGCCTGGCATTGGTACCATGAACACATTGGCAGGGGCAAGTGCCCAATTGTGGATACGTGGTGGCAAACCGAAACAGGTGGGTTTATGATTTCACCAATCGCACACATCACCAAACTCAAACCCGCTTTTGCTTCCTTTCCATTGCCTGGCGTTCAGCCGGTTATTATGGACGAAAAGCGACAAGAAGTAACTACTTCTCCGGGCGAAGGACGACTGACAATCGGTTTTCCATGGCCGGGAATGGCGCGCACCATTTATGGCGATCATCAACGTTTTCGGGAAACGTATTTCTCCACCTTTCCTGGAAAATATTTTACAGGAGACGGATGCAGGCGCGATGCCGAAGGCTACTACCGCATCACCGGACGTGTGGATGATGTGATTATTGTGTCGGGCCATAATTTGGGTACAGCCGAAATTGAAAGTGCGGTTGATGAACATTCAGCAGTATGCGAAACAGCGGTAGTAGGTTATCCACACGATATTAAAGGGCAGGGTATTTATGCATACGTAATCTGTTACGATAAGCCACACGAGGAAGAAAAATTACGCCTGGAAATCCGCGAGCTGGTGGCCAAAATTATTGGCCCCATTGCCAAACCCGACAAGATTCAGTTTGTGAGTGGCTTGCCCAAAACACGCTCCGGAAAAATTATGCGCAGAATTTTGCGAAAAGTTGCCGAAGGAAATACCACGGATTTAGGAGATGTTACTACCTTGCTCGACCCTGCTGTGGTGGATGAAATCAAGGCTGGGGCGCTTTAA
- a CDS encoding TM2 domain-containing protein encodes MAKVTDVLPELTGEEMVYVQNLLKDWDDEKARSFANIYRTRRKDPQVILITALLGLIIVAGVHRFLLGQIGMGLLYLFTGGLCLIGTIIDLVNHQKLAFEFNQKVAEEVATIMK; translated from the coding sequence ATGGCAAAAGTAACTGATGTACTCCCTGAACTAACAGGCGAAGAGATGGTGTATGTTCAAAATCTGTTAAAAGATTGGGATGATGAAAAGGCAAGAAGCTTTGCAAATATTTATCGTACACGGAGAAAGGATCCTCAAGTGATTTTAATTACAGCCTTGCTCGGGCTAATTATTGTTGCCGGTGTACATCGCTTTTTACTTGGACAGATTGGCATGGGTTTACTTTATCTCTTCACGGGTGGACTGTGTTTAATCGGAACAATTATTGATTTGGTTAATCACCAGAAGTTGGCCTTCGAGTTTAATCAGAAGGTGGCAGAAGAAGTGGCTACCATTATGAAGTAG
- a CDS encoding Uma2 family endonuclease → MESFILKFPSDTQFSDDEFFEFCAANDPLRIERNSKGQIIIMSPSGSKTGNIHFRIYSSLANWYDKNEHSGYIFDSSAGFKLPDQSVLAPDAAFVVKQRWESLTDEQQKKFAPLTPDFIIEVRSESDSLSQLKSKMDDWIRNGCRLAWLIDPIEKKAFIYRPNESVTSIDNFNSKLSGEVVLPGFELDLSKLL, encoded by the coding sequence ATGGAAAGCTTCATTTTGAAATTCCCATCTGATACGCAGTTTAGTGATGATGAATTCTTTGAATTTTGCGCAGCTAACGATCCGTTGCGTATCGAGCGAAACAGCAAAGGGCAAATAATTATTATGTCGCCATCAGGAAGTAAAACTGGTAATATCCATTTCAGAATTTATTCGTCATTAGCCAATTGGTATGATAAAAATGAGCACTCGGGTTATATCTTTGATTCCTCAGCCGGATTCAAACTTCCTGATCAATCTGTTTTAGCGCCTGATGCTGCTTTTGTTGTGAAGCAACGCTGGGAAAGTTTGACTGATGAACAGCAGAAAAAATTTGCACCTCTCACCCCGGATTTCATTATCGAAGTACGATCAGAATCGGATAGTCTTAGCCAGCTTAAATCCAAGATGGATGATTGGATCCGCAATGGTTGCCGTCTGGCATGGCTTATCGATCCAATTGAAAAGAAGGCGTTCATCTATAGGCCAAATGAGTCTGTCACCTCAATCGATAATTTCAATTCAAAGTTGAGCGGTGAAGTTGTTTTGCCTGGCTTTGAACTTGATCTGTCAAAACTTTTGTAA
- a CDS encoding DUF2752 domain-containing protein, translated as MFWTVALIALAFYQPAVQNHFTLCPLSNLGFDFCPGCGLGKSIAWLFKGEIVQSWHAHPLGIFAVIVLTYRIISLTLKSNKPYGKSN; from the coding sequence ATGTTCTGGACGGTAGCGTTGATCGCCCTGGCTTTTTATCAGCCCGCGGTTCAAAATCATTTTACGTTATGTCCGTTAAGTAACCTCGGTTTTGATTTTTGTCCTGGTTGTGGGTTGGGCAAATCAATTGCGTGGTTGTTTAAAGGAGAAATTGTACAGTCGTGGCACGCACACCCGCTAGGAATATTCGCGGTTATTGTTTTAACTTATCGGATAATTTCACTTACCCTCAAATCAAACAAACCCTATGGCAAAAGTAACTGA